The window CCTTCGAATGGACCGAAGAATGCCAGAAAGCCTTCACAGAGTTAAAGAGATATATGGCACAACCACCTCTCTTGACAAAGCCAGAACCAGGGGACACATTGCAGCTGTACTTGGCCATCACTGCTATTGTAGTTAGCACGGTATTAGTCCAAGGAGACGGACGAACCCAAAAGCTGATATATTATGTCAACAAGGTACTCCTAGACACCGAGACCAGGTATAGCAGTGTGGAGAAATACGCCTATATGTTGGTTACGGCAGCACGAAAGTTAAGGCCATACTTCTAAGCTTACACCATTGAAGTAATCACCAACCAgcctttgaagaagatattggccAAACCCGACCACTCAGGAAGGCTAGTAGCGTGGTGCGTGGAATTGGGGGAATTCGATATCCATTACAAGCCCCGAACAGCCATAAAGGCACAGGCCCTAGCGGATTTTGTGGTGGAATGCACACCCCTTGAAGAAGAAATCCCCACCACTACGAAACCTGAAGAGGTGGTAGAAGAGTGGACACTATATGTGGATGGTTCATCTAGCACAAAAGGGTATGGGGCAGGATTAATACTAACCAGCCCTGGAGGATTCCTGGTGCAGTATGCTCTGAGATTCGAATTTCACACTACCAATAATggggccgagtatgaagccctgaTTGCAAGACTGAAACTGGCCCAAAGTCTGATGGTAAAGTGTATCACCGTCCATAGTGATTCATAACTGATAGTTAATCAGGTCAAGggggagtatgaggcaaaagaatCACGAATGGCCTAGTACCTGAGAAAAGTGCAGGACCTTATCACAAAATTCTGCCATTTTGGGATACTTCTGGTACCCAAGACACAAAATGCATCTGCAGATGCCCTCTCTAGGCTAGCCACCTTAGATTTTCAAGACCTGGGCAGAACAGTATACCTGGATGTGCTCGGTACTCCAACTATAGAGCAATCCGAGGAAGTATTACCAATTGAGGTGGAACCTTGCTGGATGGACCCCTTAGTCAACTATCTTCAAGAGGGCGTACTGCCCACCGAcaaggaagaagcaaagaaagtcAGAATGAGGGCAGCATGATACACGATGATAGGGGGAACACTATATAAAAAGGCATTTGCAATGCCCTATTTGAAGTGTCTCCGACCATCTGAGGCAGAGTATGTTCTTCAGGAGATACACACAGGCATTtgtggacaacacttggggggcatgaCATTCGCCCATAAGGTCAttagataaggatacttttgaTCGTACCTCCGCAAAGAAGCAATGAGTTTTGTCCGTAAATGCCTGAAATGTCAGAAGTTTGCACCCATCACGCGCCAACCAGCAACATAGCTCACTTCAATTTCAAGTCCGTTACCCTTTGTCCAATGGGGAATGGACATACTAGGACCCTTTCCCAAGGCATCTGGAGGCAGACAATTTATGGTGGTGGCCGtcgactatttcaccaaatgggtagaagcagaAGCTTTGGCAACAATCACCGCTGcaaaggtttgaaaattcttcctccattcagTCATCTACAGGTATGGAATCCCGAGAACCCTCATTACTGACAATGGAAAGCAATTTGAGCAAAAGTTTAAGGAATTTAGTGACCAATATGAGATTCTTCTAAGGAAGACCTCAGTAGCTCACCCTCAATCCAATGGGCTGGCAGAAGCCATGAACAAAATTCTATTAGATGGGATCAAGAAAAAACTGGAAACAGTCAAAGGTTTGTGGGTGGAAGAACTGCCTAACattctatgggcatatcggacaaccaCGAGGTTGGTAACTGGCGAAACGCCCTTCATATTGGCATATGGAATAGAAGCAATGCTCCCTGTGGAGATAGGAGAAATCTCGTTGAGGGTACAACTCTATAATCCCGAGATTAACGACGAAGAACTAAGAATAAACTGTTAGGAGTGatccaaaatgccctgcccagatcctggCTCCgacgagggagcgatgcgcgctggctggtgtgcaataaagaattaaagttgcaccttccctttCAAGGCATCTGTTGGGGGATTGacaagcgcttaatcctacaattggtatcagagcaagtggtcgcgagttcgagtctccccggtgccatgggtgctctattattgggcgtgcattagtgccatgggtgctTTGTTATTGGGCATGCattagtgccatgggtgctctgttattgggcgtgcatttgggggagggattgttgggagtgacctaAAATATCCTGCCCAGATCCCGAttcgggcgagggagcgataCACGCTGgctagtgtgcaataaggaattaaagttacaccttccctcacaaggcgtcttttgggagattggcaagcgcttggttCTACATAAACTTAGACCTATTGGAGGAAATCAGAGAAACAGCCCGGGTAAAGAATGCAGTGCACCAACAGCGGACAACACACCACTACAACACAAACCTGAAAGCTAGAAGGTACCATTGGAGAGAACTGGTCCTACGCAAGGTAGAAGCCTCAGACCCGAGATCCATGGGAAAGTtatcacccaactgggaaggaacatatagaatctccaaacaagtagCCCTAGGAGACTATCATTTGGAGACCCTGGAGGGGGTACGAATACCACGATCTTGGATTGCGGAGAACTTGTGaaaattttatcaataaagGTCAGTTCCCAGTTGTTTGAATCCCAAATTATCATTTGTTGAAAGTTCAGGCCATGGCCGATAGAGACATCGATGATTAATCAAGCAAGTTAATGGCAAACATAATGATTCTTTGCAATATTACTATTTTTGTTACTAATAATTTGCCAGCAATCaacataatggtgagttacaccataggggcgtttccccaaagcaaagatgatgatcacccgaccataatggtgagttgcactatAGGGGCATTTCTCCAAAGCAAAGgcgatggtcatccgaccata is drawn from Telopea speciosissima isolate NSW1024214 ecotype Mountain lineage chromosome 1, Tspe_v1, whole genome shotgun sequence and contains these coding sequences:
- the LOC122651916 gene encoding uncharacterized protein LOC122651916, with product MPGIDKEIAEHRLSVYPTAKPVFQKKRTFALERQEKVIEEVTKLLGADFIEEAIYPEWLSNVVMVPKPNGYNQIRMYEPDILKTSFVAGRDTYCYIRMPFGLKNVGASYQRLINYLFRHQIEHNVEVYVDDMLVKSLKAQDHIADLNEAFQVLRESEMRLNPAKCAFGFTSGKFLGFMVSRRGIEANPAKIKAILEMRPLRRVKELQEFTGRIAMLGRFISTSGDRCLPFFRALKNRAKEHETKGAKLAFEWTEECQKAFTELKRYMAQPPLLTKPEPGDTLQLYLAITAIVVSTPLKKILAKPDHSGRLVAWCVELGEFDIHYKPRTAIKAQALADFVVECTPLEEEIPTTTKPEEVVEEWTLYVDGSSSTKGYGIPRTLITDNGKQFEQKFKEFSDQYEILLRKTSVAHPQSNGLAEAMNKILLDGIKKKLETVKGLWVEELPNILWAYRTTTRLVTGETPFILAYGIEAMLPVEIGEISLRVQLYNPEINDEELRINC